A genomic window from Diorhabda sublineata isolate icDioSubl1.1 chromosome 8, icDioSubl1.1, whole genome shotgun sequence includes:
- the LOC130447402 gene encoding eukaryotic translation initiation factor 4 gamma 2-like, with product MYAQLCKRLSEEAPNFESPNQPTTFRVLLLNKCKLEFENRAAALENNGASYAAGFGGANSEEEEERRQIAKRKMLGNIKFIGELGKLEILSENILHLCIKELLVRRGDDFSEDLECLCQILRTCGRILDTNKGKNLMNQYFERMKMLAESQDLQPRIRFMLKDVIDLRDNGWVPRKAVIVEGPMPINHIKPAEDDRPVGFRRDRNHDRDQDRPNIPDLFRHPMKTRSGLDDMLMGINLTPSAPSLIPTAPPFGAHNGFGSQRDGSYRGHNNQRSGAYNYNNQRGQYKHNQNNSQFNQSNKELAPRFKKSNLIVGKDEMADVELRPNSMLITKASSLKNNNMMNNNKSLEPTFAQPTTKQPPSTLLKDPLPIKQLPAEKPKQSKKDKGPNKEEVLKKFNTLIEEFWKGEVDLKQAINSYKEHKVPDKFAKEMVLSGLSTALEKSDVEQEKLIRFLSNLKEDNLISGNTVQDAFKSLCNVLDERENEITKVTNSASVLFATAICEHLVPLSDVANLTENGAHHPLFLLVLQNIHKKRGKSELSEMFNKSKINLMSQLPDNDKTKERLSEILEERDLTFLYPLLRIQADLARQLQADPNPQAFYKWIKENLEPSNFNDPGFINALMTVLLKYITQESSACGDEKAIIEKESGLLKRYQPILTAFLRDKSSLQLVALYSLQMHFHSLGFPRGQLLRWFNALYDMEIVDEEAFLNWKEDVTDAYPGKGNALFQVNQWLTWLQEAESEEEEGDD from the exons ATGTATGCGCAGTTGTGCAAACGACTGTCAGAAGAGGCACCTAATTTCGAATCCCCCAATCAACCCACCACCTTCAGAGTTCTCTTACTTAATAAGTGTAAACTTGAATTCGAAAACCGAGCGGCCGCCCTCGAAAACAATGGCGCTTCGTACGCAGCCGGTTTTGGCGGGGCGAATTCCGAAGAGGAGGAAGAGAGAAGGCAGATCGCCAAAAGGAAAATGCTCGGCAACATCAAGTTCATCGGCGAATTGGGAAAATTGGAAATACTatcggaaaatatattacacCTTTGCATCAAAGAGTTATTGGTTAGACGTGGCGACGATTTTTCCGAGGACCTCGAATGCCTCTGTCAAATTTTGCGGACCTGCGGCCGCATCTTGGACACCAACAAGG GTAAAAACCTCATGAACCAATACTTTGAAAGAATGAAAATGTTGGCCGAAAGTCAAGATTTACAACCGAGAATCAGATTCATGTTGAAAGACGTGATCGATTTAAGAGACAATGGATGGGTGCCGCGAAAGGCAGTCATTGTTGAAGGTCCTATGCCTATAAATCACATTAAACCAGCGGAGGACGATCGTCCTGTCGGTTTTAGAAGAGACCGTAACCACGATAGAGACCAAGATAGACCAAATATACCAGATTTATTCCGTCATCCGATGAAGACCAGGTCTGGTCTCGATGACATGCTTATGG GTATTAATTTGACACCATCTGCCCCGTCTCTAATACCCACTGCCCCACCATTCGGGGCCCACAACGGATTCGGCAGTCAGAGGGACGGAAGTTACAGAGGACACAATAACCAACGCAGCGGCGCCTACAATTACAACAACCAAAGGGGGCAGTACAAGCACAACCAGAACAATTCTCAATTCAACC aGTCTAACAAGGAACTAGCGCCGCGTTTTAAGAAGAGTAATTTGATAGTTGGAAAGGACGAAATGGCGGATGTCGAATTGAGACCTAATTCGATGTTGATAACGAAAGCTTCTTCGTTGAAAAACAACAATATgatgaataataacaaaagtttAGAACCCACTTTCGCCCAACCGACGACTAAGCAACCCCCGTCGACTTTACTCAAAGATCCATTACCGATAAAACAATTGCCTGCGGAGAAACCGAAGCAGTCCAAAAAAGACAaa ggtCCAAATAAGGAGGAGGTGTTGAAGAAGTTCAATACTTTGATAGAGGAATTCTGGAAGGGCGAAGTAGATCTCAAACAAGCTATTAATTCTTATAAAGAACACAAAGTTCCCGATAAATTTGCCAAAGAAATGGTCTTGAGTGGATTATCGACTGCTTTAGAAAAGTCCg atGTCGAACAAGAAAAACTAATCAGATTCCTGAGTAATTTGaaagaagataatttgataagtGGTAATACTGTACAAGACGCATTCAAATCGTTGTGTAACGTTTTGGATGAACGAGAAAATGAGATAACGAAAGTAACGAATTCAGCTTCGGTTTTATTCGCTACTGCAATTTGCGAACATTTGGTACCGCTGTCGGATGTGGCGAATTTGACTGAAAACGGCGCTCACCATCCGCTATTCTTGTTGGTATTGCAGAATATACACAAGAAGAGAGGTAAAAGCGAATTGTCGGAGATGTTTAACAAGAGCAAG atCAACTTGATGTCACAACTTCCTGATAACGACAAAACGAAAGAACGTCTTTCGGAAATATTAGAAGAAAGAGATCTGACGTTCTTGTATCCGCTTTTGCGTATCCAAGCTGATCTGGCACGTCAACTACAAGCGGACCCTAATCCGCAAGCTTTCTATAAATGGatcaaagaaaatttggaaCCATCGAATTTTAACGATCCCGGTTTCATTAACGCTCTCATGACcgtattattaaaatatattactcag gaatCTTCTGCTTGCGGCGATGAAAAAGCTAttatagaaaaagaaagtgGCCTTCTAAAACGGTACCAACCTATTCTGACGGCTTTTTTACGGGACAAATCCAGTTTGCAATTGGTAGCGCTCTATTCACTACAGATGCATTTCCATTCCCTGGGATTCCCCCGTGGACAGTTGTTAAGATGGTTCAACGCTCTATACGATATGGAGATTGTTGACGAAGAGGCGTTTTTAAATTGGAAAGAAGATGTAACAGATGCGTATCCGGGCAAGGGTAATGCTCTATTTCAG gttaacCAGTGGTTGACGTGGTTACAAGAAGCGGAATCTGAAGAAGAGGAAGGAGACGATTGA
- the LOC130447498 gene encoding malignant T-cell-amplified sequence 1 homolog, which translates to MFKKFDEKESISGVLQLKSSVQKAIRSKLVESYPYLENYIDVILPKKDTLKIIKCHDHIEIVVNSNGDLLFFRQRESQWMPTLRLLHKYPFFLPMQQVDKGAIRFVLSGANIMCPGLTSPGAKMTDVPKDTIVAIMAEGKEHALAIGRTTLSTEDIAKINKGIGVDNCHYLNDGLWQMKPVK; encoded by the exons atgtTTAAAAA attcgaTGAAAAAGAAAGTATTTCTGGAGTGTTACAACTCAAATCGTCTGTTCAAAAAGCAATTCGATCTAAACTGGTTGAATCTTACccttatttggaaaattatatagACGTTATTTTACCGAAAAAAGATActcttaaaataataaaatg CCACGACCATATAGAAATAGTAGTCAATTCAAATggagatttattatttttccgcCAAAGAGAAAGTCAATGGATGCCAACTTTAAGACTTCTACATAAAT atcctttcttttTACCTATGCAGCAAGTCGATAAAGGTGCCATAAGATTTGTTCTTAGTGGAGCAAATATTATGTGTCCAGGTTTAACATCTCCTGGAGCTAAAATGACTGATGTACCAAAAGATACCATAGTG GCTATTATGGCTGAGGGTAAAGAACATGCCTTAGCAATTGGAAGAACTACCTTATCTACTGAGGATAT agCCAAGATAAATAAAGGCATTGGTGTAGACAATTGCCATTACTTAAATGATGGATTATGGCAAATGAAACCGGttaaatga
- the LOC130447264 gene encoding uncharacterized protein LOC130447264, with translation MGLIDDELSEVRKLCEHVVPGTKLVSCVRTMVRAEIKRTDYKKLVVCIQFREDYPKTLLLLELKSKTLSEKLLLKLTDVCEQEIKKYLGKPQVLNTIKFLRNFLDENPLSCCYDEISNIRKLFQADELKLKQKSSTVVFNLKNGEYYLTCRIFVPDNYYLSAVELQQVNTNFSPALQRYIISQAQEIARKCVEPPLKKKPREPEFKPVPSLQKCVEFLVDCIKRLPGERCQFCNKICFPSDPKLLENDENSPKHIERIYCGHLFHQECFFNYMKQPPFGNKHCGICGKKIYHFKWSLSDKLAEERWAHEQARERELQEVVDFFE, from the exons ATGGGATTAATCGATGATGAGCTATCAGAAGTCAGAAAACTTTGTGAACATGTCGTCCCAGGTACGAAACTCGTGTCTTGTGTGCGGACAATGGTTCGGGCAGAAATAAAAAGAACAGACTATAAAAAACTTGTTGTGTGTATTCAATTTAGAGAGGACTACCCGAAAACATTGTTGCTTTTAGAGCTAAAGAGCAAAACGTTGTCCGAAAAGTTACTACTAAAACTTACCGATGTTTGcgaacaagaaataaaaaagtatttgggGAAGCCCCAGGTGCTTAATACCATAAAATTTTTACGTAATTTCCTTGACGAAAATCCTCTCTCTTGTTGTTACGATGAAATAAGTAATATCCGGAAGTTATTCCAAGCCGACgaactaaaattaaaacaaaaaagctCAACTGTTGTTTTTAACCTCAAAAACGGAGAGTATTATTTAACTTGCAGAATTTTTGTTccagataattattatttatcagcTGTAGA aTTACAGCAAGTTAATACAAACTTCTCTCCAGCTTTGCAACGTTATATAATTTCTCAAGCTCAGGAAATTGCTAGAAAGTGTGTAGAGCCTCCTTTAAAGAAAAAACCTCGAGAACCAGAATTTAAACCTGTTCCATCTCTTCAAAAGTGTGTAGAATTTTTGGTTGATTGCATAAAAAGACTTCCAGGGGAACGTTGccaattttgtaacaaaatttgttttccttCTGATCCAAAG ttacttgaaaatgatgaaaattcacCCAAACATATTGAGAGAATATACTGCGGGCATTTGTTTCATCAAGAGTGCTTTTTCAATTACATGAAACAACCTCCGTTTGGTAACAAACATTGTGGAATATGCGGTAAAAAAATTTACCACTTCAAATGGTCCCTGTCAGATAAATTGGCCGAAGAGAGATGGGCACATGAACAAGCTAGAGAAAGGGAACTGCAAGAGGTAGTGGACTTTTTCGAGTAA